From a single Streptomyces sp. NBC_01264 genomic region:
- the murG gene encoding undecaprenyldiphospho-muramoylpentapeptide beta-N-acetylglucosaminyltransferase, producing the protein MHVVLAGGGTAGHIEPALALADALRRQDPSVGITALGTERGLETRLVPERGYELGLIPAVPLPRRPTPELITVPGRLRGTIKAAEEILIRTKADCVVGFGGYVALPGYLAAKRLGVPIIVHEANARPGLANKIGSRYAFAVAVSTPDSKLRGARYVGIPLRRSISTLDRALVRPEARAAFGLDPNLPTLLVSGGSQGARRLNEVIEQVAPTLQRSGVQILHAVGPKNELPRVDNMPGMPPYVPVPYVDRMDLAYAAADMMLCRAGAMTVAELSAVGLPAAYVPLPIGNGEQRLNAQSVVKAGGGLLVDDAELTPQWVLSQVLPVLADPHRLYEMSRAAAEFGRRDADELLVGMVYEAIAANRAR; encoded by the coding sequence GTGCATGTCGTACTCGCCGGTGGGGGGACCGCCGGCCACATCGAGCCGGCGCTGGCCCTCGCGGACGCCCTGCGCAGGCAGGACCCTTCTGTGGGCATCACCGCCCTCGGCACTGAACGCGGACTCGAAACCCGCCTGGTGCCCGAGCGCGGCTACGAGCTGGGACTGATCCCGGCCGTCCCGTTGCCCCGTAGGCCCACGCCTGAGCTGATCACCGTCCCAGGACGGCTGCGCGGCACCATCAAGGCGGCGGAGGAGATCCTCATCCGCACCAAGGCCGACTGCGTCGTCGGCTTCGGCGGCTACGTGGCCCTGCCCGGCTACCTCGCGGCCAAGCGCCTCGGGGTGCCGATCATCGTCCACGAGGCCAACGCGCGGCCCGGACTGGCCAACAAGATCGGCTCCCGGTACGCGTTCGCCGTCGCGGTCTCCACCCCCGACAGCAAGCTGCGCGGCGCCCGCTACGTGGGCATCCCGCTGCGCCGCTCCATCTCCACCCTCGACCGGGCGCTGGTCCGCCCGGAGGCGCGCGCCGCCTTCGGCCTGGACCCCAACCTGCCGACGCTGCTGGTCTCCGGCGGCTCGCAGGGCGCCCGGCGCCTCAACGAGGTGATCGAGCAGGTCGCGCCGACCCTCCAGCGCTCCGGGGTCCAGATCCTGCACGCGGTCGGCCCGAAGAACGAACTGCCGCGTGTCGACAACATGCCCGGGATGCCGCCTTATGTGCCGGTACCGTATGTGGACCGGATGGATCTCGCGTACGCCGCCGCCGACATGATGCTCTGCCGCGCGGGCGCGATGACCGTCGCCGAACTGTCCGCCGTCGGGCTGCCCGCCGCCTACGTCCCGCTGCCGATCGGCAACGGCGAACAGCGGCTCAACGCCCAGTCGGTGGTCAAGGCCGGCGGCGGCCTGCTCGTGGACGACGCGGAACTGACGCCCCAGTGGGTGCTCAGCCAGGTCCTCCCGGTGCTCGCCGACCCGCACCGCCTGTACGAGATGTCCCGCGCCGCCGCCGAGTTCGGCCGGCGGGACGCCGACGAACTGCTCGTCGGCATGGTGTACGAGGCGATCGCAGCCAACAGAGCCCGCTGA
- the ftsW gene encoding putative lipid II flippase FtsW has product MPAKQVLPGRRPSADRTAKEGRGAKPGAPRTPRTGRGVLGRGRPAARPGRPAGGGPLTRLRRTQRQLRRAWDRPLTAYYLIFGSALLITVLGLVMVYSASMIKALQLGLGDAYFFKKQFLAATIGTGLLLIASRMPVKLHRALSYPVLTGTLFLMVLVQVPGIGVSINGNQNWISLGGPFMLQPSEFGKLALILWGADLLARKGDKDLLSQWKHLLVPLVPVTFLLLGLIMLGGDMGTAMILGAILFGLLWLAGAPTRMFAAVLAFVGVLVALLIKTSPHRMDRLQCIGVSELPENGLCWQAVHGIYALASGGWFGSGLGASVEKWGQLPEAHTDFIFAITGEELGLAGTLSVLALFAALGYAGIRVAGRTEDPFVRFAAGGVTTWITAQAVINIGAVLGLLPIAGVPLPLFSYGGSALLPTMFAVGLLIAFAREEPAARAALAMRRPKNGRPRTGQRWKSMRRRVKKRPSGER; this is encoded by the coding sequence ATGCCGGCCAAGCAAGTCCTGCCGGGGCGGCGGCCGTCCGCGGACAGGACCGCCAAAGAGGGCAGGGGCGCCAAGCCCGGCGCGCCCAGGACGCCCAGGACCGGCCGGGGGGTGCTGGGCCGGGGGCGCCCCGCGGCGCGTCCCGGGCGGCCCGCCGGAGGCGGCCCGCTGACCCGGCTGCGGCGCACGCAACGGCAGTTGCGCCGGGCCTGGGACCGGCCCCTCACGGCGTATTACCTGATCTTCGGCAGCGCGCTGCTCATCACCGTGCTCGGTCTCGTGATGGTCTACTCGGCCTCCATGATCAAGGCGCTCCAGCTCGGGCTGGGCGACGCGTACTTCTTCAAGAAGCAGTTCCTGGCGGCCACGATCGGCACCGGACTGCTGCTGATCGCCTCCCGGATGCCCGTCAAGCTCCACCGGGCCCTGTCCTATCCGGTGCTCACCGGCACCCTCTTCCTGATGGTCCTGGTCCAGGTCCCCGGGATAGGGGTGTCGATCAACGGCAACCAGAATTGGATCTCCCTTGGCGGTCCGTTCATGTTGCAGCCCAGTGAGTTCGGCAAACTGGCCCTGATCCTCTGGGGCGCCGACCTGCTGGCGCGCAAGGGCGACAAGGACCTGCTGAGCCAGTGGAAACACCTGCTGGTCCCGCTGGTCCCGGTCACCTTCCTGCTGCTCGGGCTCATCATGCTCGGCGGGGACATGGGCACCGCGATGATCCTCGGCGCCATCCTCTTCGGGCTGTTGTGGCTGGCCGGAGCCCCGACGCGGATGTTCGCGGCGGTACTGGCCTTCGTGGGCGTGCTCGTCGCCCTGCTCATCAAGACCAGTCCGCACCGCATGGACCGGCTCCAGTGCATCGGAGTCTCCGAGCTGCCCGAAAACGGGCTGTGCTGGCAGGCCGTCCACGGAATCTACGCCCTCGCGTCGGGCGGATGGTTCGGTTCCGGACTGGGTGCCAGTGTGGAAAAATGGGGGCAACTGCCAGAGGCCCATACCGACTTCATCTTCGCCATCACCGGCGAGGAACTGGGGCTGGCGGGGACGCTGTCGGTGCTCGCCCTGTTCGCGGCCCTAGGCTATGCGGGTATCCGCGTGGCCGGACGCACGGAGGATCCCTTCGTACGGTTTGCCGCGGGAGGCGTGACCACGTGGATCACGGCGCAAGCCGTGATCAACATCGGTGCGGTGCTCGGTCTGCTGCCGATCGCCGGGGTCCCGCTCCCGCTGTTCTCCTACGGTGGGTCAGCCTTGCTGCCGACCATGTTCGCGGTCGGACTGCTCATCGCCTTCGCGCGTGAGGAGCCGGCGGCACGGGCGGCGCTCGCGATGCGGAGGCCCAAGAACGGCCGGCCGCGGACCGGGCAGAGATGGAAGTCGATGAGACGGCGCGTCAAGAAGCGTCCGTCCGGAGAGCGGTGA
- the murD gene encoding UDP-N-acetylmuramoyl-L-alanine--D-glutamate ligase: protein MGSRQVTAWHGKNITVAGLGVSGISAARALAGLGALVTVVDGGDSEGHRARAAELEAAGVSVRLGDAQTLPEGTDLVVTSPGWKPDGPLFAAAAAAGVDVVGDVEIAWLLREVAEDRRAARTGEPRREPAPWLAITGTNGKTTTTQMLASILKAAGLRTAAVGNIGTPIIDVVLGEETYDVLAVELSSYQLHWAPSVRPHSAAVLNLAPDHLDWHGSMEAYATDKGRIYEGNTVACVYNAADKATEDLVVEADVEEGCRAIGFTLGAPGPSMFGVVDGILVDRAFVENRQKNAQELAEVADVNPPAPHNIANALAAAALARAFGVEPRAVRDGLRDFRPDAHRVSHVDEVGGVTYVDDSKATNTHAAEASLAAFEPVVWIAGGLAKGATFDELVQKAAKRLRGVVLMGADRALIAEALARHAPEVPVVDLARTDTGAMLAAVREAARLAEPGDTVLLAPACASMDMFANYSKRGDAFADAVRELAAEQA, encoded by the coding sequence ATGGGCAGCCGACAAGTGACCGCCTGGCACGGCAAGAACATCACCGTCGCCGGCCTCGGCGTGAGCGGCATCAGCGCCGCCCGTGCCCTGGCCGGCCTCGGCGCGCTCGTCACCGTCGTGGACGGCGGCGACAGCGAGGGCCACCGCGCGCGGGCCGCGGAGCTGGAGGCGGCGGGCGTCTCCGTACGCCTGGGCGACGCGCAGACCCTGCCCGAGGGGACCGACCTGGTCGTCACCTCGCCCGGCTGGAAGCCCGACGGCCCGCTGTTCGCGGCGGCCGCCGCGGCCGGCGTGGACGTCGTCGGCGACGTCGAGATCGCCTGGCTGCTGCGCGAGGTCGCCGAGGACCGGCGCGCAGCCCGGACCGGTGAGCCCCGCAGGGAACCGGCCCCCTGGCTGGCGATCACCGGCACCAACGGCAAGACCACCACCACCCAGATGCTCGCCTCGATCCTGAAGGCCGCCGGCCTCAGGACCGCGGCCGTCGGCAACATCGGCACCCCGATCATCGACGTGGTGCTCGGCGAGGAGACGTACGACGTACTCGCCGTCGAGCTCTCCAGCTACCAGCTGCACTGGGCGCCCTCGGTGCGCCCCCACTCCGCGGCCGTCCTGAACCTGGCCCCGGACCACCTCGACTGGCACGGCTCGATGGAGGCGTACGCCACCGACAAGGGCCGGATCTACGAGGGCAACACGGTGGCCTGCGTCTACAACGCCGCGGACAAGGCCACCGAGGACCTGGTCGTCGAGGCGGACGTGGAAGAGGGCTGCCGGGCCATCGGCTTCACCCTCGGCGCCCCCGGCCCCTCCATGTTCGGCGTCGTCGACGGCATCCTCGTCGACCGGGCCTTCGTGGAGAACCGGCAGAAGAACGCCCAGGAACTCGCCGAGGTCGCGGACGTCAATCCGCCCGCCCCGCACAACATCGCCAACGCCCTCGCCGCCGCCGCCCTGGCCCGCGCCTTCGGCGTGGAACCGCGCGCCGTCCGCGACGGACTGCGCGACTTCCGGCCGGACGCCCACCGGGTCAGCCACGTCGACGAGGTCGGCGGGGTCACGTACGTGGACGACTCCAAGGCCACCAACACCCACGCCGCGGAAGCCTCCCTGGCGGCCTTCGAGCCGGTGGTCTGGATCGCCGGCGGCCTGGCCAAGGGCGCGACCTTCGACGAGCTCGTGCAGAAGGCCGCGAAGCGGCTCCGGGGCGTCGTCCTGATGGGCGCCGACCGGGCCCTGATCGCCGAGGCACTGGCGCGACACGCCCCGGAGGTCCCGGTCGTGGACCTCGCACGGACCGACACTGGGGCGATGCTCGCGGCGGTCCGGGAAGCGGCCCGGCTCGCGGAACCCGGCGACACGGTTCTGCTGGCACCTGCCTGTGCCTCGATGGACATGTTCGCGAACTACAGCAAGCGTGGGGACGCGTTCGCCGACGCGGTGCGCGAACTGGCAGCCGAGCAGGCCTAG
- a CDS encoding cell division protein FtsQ/DivIB — MAGASTAQRGGPGAAGKGSGPLGRLGTPKAPKPPKPPKGSGPGGPRGPRPGGLPGGLRRGPLVVAGVLLVLLLAVGCTWVLYGSSWLRVEKVTAAGTEVLTREQVLAAAAVPVGSPLASVDTDEIEARLRGRLPRIDSVDVVRAWPHGIGLKVTERKPVLLIKKGAQFVEVDASGVRFDTVGQAPAGVPLLELSSKQSPSGRRFDEERLLREAVHIAGVLPESVRKETLQVKVRSYDSVVLELSGGRSVVWGSGEQGEAKGRALTALLKASPKADRFDVSVPTAPAVSGS, encoded by the coding sequence GTGGCCGGAGCGAGCACCGCGCAGCGTGGCGGCCCCGGAGCCGCGGGGAAGGGCTCCGGCCCCCTCGGGCGGCTGGGGACCCCGAAGGCCCCCAAGCCGCCGAAGCCGCCCAAGGGCTCCGGCCCCGGGGGACCCCGCGGGCCGCGCCCCGGCGGGCTCCCGGGAGGGCTGCGCCGGGGGCCCCTCGTGGTCGCCGGCGTACTCCTCGTGCTGCTCCTGGCCGTCGGCTGCACCTGGGTGCTCTACGGCTCCTCCTGGCTCCGGGTCGAGAAGGTCACCGCCGCCGGCACCGAGGTCCTGACCCGGGAGCAGGTGCTGGCGGCGGCGGCCGTTCCCGTCGGGTCCCCCCTGGCGTCCGTGGACACCGACGAGATCGAAGCCCGGCTCCGCGGTCGCCTGCCCCGTATCGATTCGGTCGATGTGGTGCGGGCCTGGCCGCACGGAATCGGTTTGAAGGTGACGGAACGCAAACCCGTTCTGCTCATCAAGAAGGGCGCGCAGTTCGTGGAAGTGGACGCTTCCGGTGTGCGATTCGACACGGTCGGACAGGCTCCGGCAGGTGTTCCGCTCCTCGAACTGAGCTCCAAGCAGTCTCCGAGCGGCCGCCGTTTCGACGAGGAGCGGCTGCTGCGCGAGGCCGTCCACATCGCCGGAGTCCTCCCGGAATCCGTCCGCAAGGAGACCCTGCAGGTCAAGGTCAGGTCCTACGACTCGGTGGTACTGGAGTTGAGCGGCGGCCGGTCGGTGGTCTGGGGGAGCGGCGAACAGGGCGAGGCGAAGGGCCGCGCGCTGACGGCGCTCCTGAAGGCCTCGCCCAAGGCTGACCGATTCGACGTGAGCGTCCCCACCGCCCCGGCGGTGTCCGGTAGTTGA
- a CDS encoding UDP-N-acetylmuramoyl-tripeptide--D-alanyl-D-alanine ligase: protein MIALSLAEIAEITGGQPHDIPDPSVTVTGPVVYDSREVQAGSLFAAFVGERVDGHDYAERALAAGAVGVLATRPVGVPAIVVPDVVAALGALARSVVERLGTDVVALTGSAGKTSTKDLIAQVLQHHAPTVWTPGNLNNEIGLPITTLRVTEETQHLVLEMGARGIGHIAYLTGLTPPRIGVVLNVGTAHIGEFGGREQIAQAKGELVEALPSEAEGGIAVLNADDLLVRAMAGRTKARTVLFGEAEDADIRATEVRMTDRGQPSFTLRTPTGCSDVTLRLYGEHHVSNALAAAAVAHVLGMSAEEIATALSGAGSLSRWRMEVTERADGVTIVNDAYNANPESMRAALRALAAMGGAGKANGGRTWAVLGPMAELGDDALAEHDAVGRLVVRLNVSKLVAVGGREASWLQLGAYNEGSWGEESVLVSDAQAAVDLLRSELRPGDVVLVKASRSAGLERVAQALLDGEVAGR from the coding sequence CGCCGAGATCACCGGCGGGCAGCCCCACGACATACCGGATCCGTCCGTCACGGTCACCGGCCCCGTCGTCTACGACTCCCGCGAGGTCCAGGCCGGCAGCCTGTTCGCCGCCTTCGTCGGGGAGCGGGTGGACGGCCACGACTACGCCGAACGCGCCCTGGCCGCCGGGGCCGTGGGCGTCCTCGCGACCCGGCCCGTCGGCGTCCCGGCCATCGTCGTCCCCGACGTGGTGGCCGCCCTCGGCGCGCTCGCCCGATCCGTCGTCGAACGCCTCGGTACCGACGTCGTGGCCCTCACCGGCTCCGCCGGCAAGACCTCCACCAAGGACCTGATCGCCCAGGTCCTGCAGCACCACGCGCCGACCGTGTGGACCCCCGGGAACCTCAACAACGAGATCGGCCTGCCGATCACGACGCTGCGGGTCACCGAGGAGACGCAGCACCTGGTCCTGGAGATGGGTGCCCGCGGCATCGGCCACATCGCCTACCTCACCGGACTGACGCCCCCGCGGATCGGTGTGGTCCTCAACGTCGGCACCGCACACATCGGGGAGTTCGGCGGCCGGGAGCAGATCGCGCAGGCCAAGGGCGAGCTCGTCGAGGCCCTGCCGTCCGAGGCGGAGGGCGGCATCGCCGTCCTCAACGCCGATGACCTGCTGGTACGTGCCATGGCCGGGCGCACGAAGGCCCGTACGGTGCTGTTCGGGGAGGCCGAGGACGCCGACATCAGGGCCACCGAGGTCCGGATGACGGACCGGGGACAGCCTTCGTTCACATTGCGAACACCGACCGGGTGCAGTGACGTGACCTTGCGGCTGTACGGTGAGCACCACGTGTCGAACGCGCTCGCCGCGGCCGCCGTCGCCCACGTACTGGGCATGTCCGCCGAGGAGATCGCCACCGCGCTCTCCGGGGCGGGCAGCCTGTCCCGGTGGCGGATGGAGGTCACCGAGCGGGCGGACGGCGTGACGATCGTCAACGACGCCTACAACGCAAACCCCGAGTCCATGCGGGCCGCACTGCGCGCACTCGCCGCGATGGGCGGTGCCGGCAAGGCGAACGGGGGGCGCACGTGGGCGGTGCTCGGCCCGATGGCCGAGCTCGGAGACGACGCGCTCGCCGAGCACGACGCGGTCGGACGGCTTGTCGTCCGGCTCAACGTGAGCAAGCTGGTCGCGGTCGGGGGCAGGGAAGCCTCCTGGCTGCAACTGGGCGCATATAACGAGGGTTCGTGGGGTGAGGAGTCGGTGCTCGTGTCCGACGCGCAGGCGGCGGTCGACCTGTTGCGCAGTGAACTGCGCCCGGGAGACGTCGTGCTGGTGAAGGCTTCCAGGTCAGCCGGCCTGGAGCGGGTGGCCCAGGCCCTGCTCGACGGCGAGGTCGCCGGCCGATGA
- the mraY gene encoding phospho-N-acetylmuramoyl-pentapeptide-transferase, which translates to MRQILFSGVIGLFLTLIGTPLLIKGLARKGYGQFIRDDGPRGHAGKKGTPTMGGISFILATLIAYALTKVITGSQPTFSGLLVLFLMAGMGVVGFLDDYIKIVKQRSLGLRAKAKMAGQLIVGIAFAVLSLQFKDARGLAPASTKLSFVTDFGWAIGPVLFVVWALFMILAMSNGVNLTDGLDGLATGAAVMVFGAYTFIGVWQYQESCANAQTLTNPNACFEVRDPLDLAVVAAALMGACFGFLWWNTSPAKIFMGDTGSLALGGALAGLAICSRTEFLMALLGGLFVLITMSVVIQVGSFKLTGKRVFRMAPLQHHFELKGWSEVLVVVRFWIIQGMCVIVGLGVFYAGWAADK; encoded by the coding sequence ATGAGGCAGATCCTGTTCTCCGGAGTCATCGGACTCTTCCTCACGCTCATCGGCACCCCGCTGTTGATCAAGGGTCTGGCCCGCAAGGGCTACGGCCAGTTCATCCGGGACGACGGGCCGCGCGGTCACGCCGGGAAGAAGGGCACGCCCACCATGGGCGGCATCTCCTTCATCCTGGCCACGCTGATCGCGTACGCCCTCACCAAGGTGATCACCGGCAGCCAGCCGACCTTCTCGGGCCTCCTCGTCCTCTTCCTGATGGCGGGCATGGGCGTGGTCGGGTTCCTCGACGACTACATCAAGATCGTCAAGCAGCGTTCGCTCGGTCTGCGGGCCAAGGCCAAGATGGCCGGCCAGCTGATCGTCGGCATCGCCTTCGCGGTGCTCTCCCTGCAGTTCAAGGACGCGCGCGGACTGGCCCCGGCCTCCACCAAGCTGTCGTTCGTCACGGACTTCGGCTGGGCGATCGGCCCGGTGCTGTTCGTGGTCTGGGCGCTGTTCATGATCCTGGCGATGTCCAACGGCGTGAACCTCACCGACGGTCTCGACGGCCTGGCCACCGGCGCCGCCGTGATGGTCTTCGGCGCCTACACCTTCATCGGCGTCTGGCAGTACCAGGAGTCCTGCGCCAACGCGCAGACCCTGACCAACCCGAACGCCTGTTTCGAAGTGCGCGACCCATTGGACCTGGCCGTCGTCGCCGCCGCCCTCATGGGCGCCTGCTTCGGCTTCCTGTGGTGGAACACCTCGCCCGCCAAGATCTTCATGGGCGACACCGGTTCGCTGGCCCTCGGCGGCGCGCTCGCCGGCCTGGCGATCTGCTCCCGCACCGAGTTCCTGATGGCGCTCCTCGGCGGCCTCTTCGTCCTGATCACCATGTCGGTCGTCATCCAGGTCGGCTCCTTCAAGCTGACCGGCAAGCGCGTCTTCCGGATGGCACCGCTACAGCACCACTTCGAACTCAAGGGGTGGTCGGAAGTCCTGGTCGTCGTCCGGTTCTGGATCATCCAGGGCATGTGCGTGATCGTGGGCCTCGGAGTCTTCTACGCGGGATGGGCAGCCGACAAGTGA